In Alicyclobacillus macrosporangiidus CPP55, a single window of DNA contains:
- a CDS encoding DUF4031 domain-containing protein, with protein MIYTDGIHLISSESLEELHAFAKRIGLPPRWLHNSPRHPHYDLLTAWAREAAIRAGAEVRSSRQLVEILRTCTYLRRR; from the coding sequence TTGATCTACACAGACGGCATTCACCTCATCTCGTCCGAGAGCCTCGAGGAGCTGCACGCATTCGCGAAGCGCATCGGCCTGCCGCCGCGCTGGTTGCACAACTCTCCAAGGCACCCGCACTACGATTTGCTCACCGCCTGGGCGCGGGAAGCGGCGATTCGCGCCGGTGCCGAGGTGAGGAGTTCACGTCAGCTGGTCGAAATTTTACGCACCTGTACCTACCTCCGGCGGCGTTAA
- a CDS encoding class I SAM-dependent methyltransferase: MTVPSSNDVKHTVQQQFGRTADRYVTSPTHARGPDLALLVEWLDPQPNWHCLDIATGGGHVAKALAPCVARVVASDLTPAMLDAARRHLRDAGCHNVDFVIADAENLPFLEATFDAVTCRIAPHHFPNPDRFVEESARVLKPGGKFLLIDNVAPEDAECAAFLNALEKLRDPSHVRCPSVREWEEWLSGAGLRLVRSRTRRKRAEFMPWVRRMATSDHHAAEVEAFVRSAPDRVRTCFDIEIDEGRVEAITVDEWMAMCERV; encoded by the coding sequence ATGACCGTGCCTTCCTCGAATGACGTCAAGCACACCGTACAGCAACAGTTCGGCCGCACGGCGGACCGCTACGTCACCAGCCCGACGCACGCGCGAGGCCCGGACCTGGCGCTCCTCGTGGAGTGGCTCGATCCTCAGCCGAATTGGCACTGCCTGGACATCGCCACCGGCGGCGGACACGTCGCGAAGGCGTTGGCGCCGTGTGTAGCCCGGGTGGTGGCGAGCGACCTTACGCCCGCGATGCTCGACGCGGCCCGCCGCCATCTGCGGGATGCCGGCTGTCACAACGTCGACTTCGTGATCGCAGACGCAGAGAACCTGCCGTTTCTCGAAGCGACCTTTGACGCCGTCACCTGCCGAATCGCACCGCACCACTTCCCGAATCCAGACCGGTTTGTCGAAGAGTCGGCACGGGTGCTCAAGCCAGGTGGAAAGTTTTTGCTGATCGACAATGTTGCACCAGAGGATGCCGAGTGCGCCGCCTTCCTCAATGCGCTGGAAAAGCTGCGGGATCCGAGCCACGTCCGCTGCCCGTCGGTACGGGAGTGGGAGGAATGGCTGTCCGGTGCTGGTCTGCGACTGGTGCGTTCGCGCACCCGCCGCAAGCGAGCCGAGTTTATGCCCTGGGTCAGGCGCATGGCGACCTCGGATCACCACGCCGCTGAAGTGGAGGCCTTTGTACGGTCTGCGCCCGACCGTGTACGCACCTGCTTTGACATCGAGATCGACGAGGGGCGAGTGGAGGCCATCACCGTGGACGAGTGGATGGCCATGTGCGAGCGGGTGTGA
- a CDS encoding MFS transporter: MNRHRWWTTILLTGIGVSSIGDFVYLVALNVFVLHTTGSAAAVAGLWVIGKISALVVGPWAGSVTDRFSHRQQLIVAELARAGLVGLLASLQNLAGIYLVLFLLGVCGTFFNNAFLPYQTRLVAPEHRKRINALASTLRSGAFIVGPAVAGVMLQSGSASAALWVDAVSFLVSAITFMALPDYGRAGGTSSGAGAWSVLRRDWSEAMQFLKENALFTALFTCNALALLAAAAADAQEVVFAEQALHLGAFGYGMMVTAAGIGFVSGSMLVSAIANRLRTEWLLGMGSVLSAIGYLTYALAHGFWTAVTGLVVLGLFGSLSNVGFTTYMQHAVPVSWMGRINNVLGPVQQLLSIGFILAGGALTAHFGVRRAMVAMTIVMCAVSVGSLVLVSLPHNRRLVSAADEQSEVRQGQFQ, translated from the coding sequence GTGAACCGGCATCGGTGGTGGACAACCATCCTGCTCACCGGCATCGGGGTGTCCAGCATCGGGGACTTCGTGTACCTGGTCGCGCTCAATGTGTTTGTGCTGCACACCACCGGATCGGCTGCAGCGGTGGCCGGCCTGTGGGTGATTGGCAAGATCTCGGCACTCGTTGTCGGGCCCTGGGCGGGCAGTGTGACCGACCGCTTCTCCCATCGGCAGCAGCTCATCGTCGCAGAGTTGGCACGTGCTGGCTTGGTCGGACTGCTCGCCTCGCTACAGAATTTGGCCGGAATCTACCTGGTTCTGTTCCTGCTTGGCGTTTGCGGAACGTTCTTCAACAACGCCTTTCTCCCGTATCAGACACGGCTCGTCGCGCCTGAGCACCGCAAGCGCATCAACGCGCTGGCGAGCACGCTGCGATCGGGCGCATTCATCGTCGGCCCCGCCGTGGCTGGGGTGATGCTGCAATCGGGCAGTGCGTCGGCCGCACTGTGGGTCGACGCGGTGAGTTTCTTGGTGTCCGCCATCACCTTTATGGCGTTGCCCGATTACGGCCGCGCCGGAGGAACATCCAGCGGGGCTGGGGCATGGTCGGTCCTTCGCCGGGATTGGTCGGAAGCGATGCAGTTCCTCAAGGAGAACGCGCTGTTCACAGCCCTTTTCACGTGCAACGCACTGGCTCTGTTGGCGGCCGCAGCGGCGGACGCGCAGGAAGTGGTATTCGCCGAGCAAGCCTTGCACCTGGGCGCGTTCGGTTACGGGATGATGGTCACCGCGGCCGGGATCGGATTTGTCAGCGGTTCGATGTTGGTCAGCGCGATCGCCAACCGATTACGCACCGAGTGGTTGTTGGGCATGGGCAGCGTATTGTCTGCGATAGGCTACCTGACGTACGCATTGGCACACGGCTTCTGGACAGCGGTGACGGGGTTGGTGGTGCTCGGCCTGTTCGGGTCGCTGTCCAACGTCGGTTTCACGACCTACATGCAGCACGCGGTTCCGGTGTCATGGATGGGACGCATCAACAATGTACTGGGACCGGTGCAGCAGCTGCTCAGCATCGGATTCATTCTCGCAGGCGGCGCGTTAACCGCCCATTTCGGCGTACGCCGCGCGATGGTGGCGATGACCATCGTCATGTGCGCAGTCAGCGTTGGCTCATTAGTGCTGGTGTCTCTCCCGCACAACCGACGCCTGGTGTCGGCGGCGGATGAACAAAGCGAAGTTCGACAAGGCCAATTTCAATGA
- a CDS encoding class I tRNA ligase family protein, which yields MTRYLITSALPYINGVKHLGNLAGSLLPADVFARFLRREGEEVLFICATDEHGTPAELSALEAGLPVAEYCAKMHRVQADIYRRFGLSFDHFGRSSSAQNRDLTQHFYARLNEHGFIEERVIAQVYSPADGRFLPDRYVI from the coding sequence ATGACTCGGTACCTGATCACCAGTGCACTGCCGTACATCAATGGCGTGAAACACCTGGGCAACCTGGCGGGATCGCTCTTGCCTGCAGACGTGTTCGCCCGCTTTCTGAGGCGAGAGGGGGAGGAGGTGTTGTTCATCTGCGCGACCGACGAGCACGGCACCCCCGCCGAACTGTCGGCGCTGGAAGCCGGGCTTCCCGTCGCGGAATATTGCGCCAAGATGCACCGTGTACAGGCTGACATCTACCGGCGTTTCGGGCTTTCGTTCGATCACTTTGGACGCAGCTCGTCGGCCCAAAACCGGGACTTGACACAACACTTCTACGCGAGGTTGAACGAGCACGGGTTCATCGAGGAACGGGTCATCGCGCAGGTGTACTCGCCTGCGGACGGCCGCTTCTTGCCGGACCGCTACGTGATTTGA
- a CDS encoding OPT family oligopeptide transporter, which produces MANGSDYKPFISPEERPPELTVTAVVLGVLLAIVFGAANAYLGLIIGMTISASIPASVISMAIIRGLLRRNSILENNIVQTMTTAGEALASGAIFTLPALFLWKVNPDLFRITLVVLTGGFLGVLFMIPLRRMLVVREHGKLPYPEGTACARVLMAGEEGGQRAWLVFKGLGLGAVFKFLEDGLKLFPSEISTGVAGLRQGMIGMDTLPSLLGVGFVVGPRIGGLMAAGGVIAWLILIPMIAYFGQGAGVVPPGSDPLSKLDAWGIWDSYIRYIGAGAVAAGGIISLIRTLPTLWRTLAATAAAARDTAAATADGLLRTEQDIPRRVSIPLAVAILLLIAFLPQLDVGIIGALGVAIVGFLFVTVSARIVGIVGSSSDPVSGMTIATLLIVATAYRAAGFTGMRGMVASLVVGAIICTALAIAGDISQDLKTGFLVGATPSRQQAAMLIGTFASGLTIGWVLVLLNDAYGFGSKDLPAPKAVLMKMIIEGIMNASMPWDLIFIGVAMAIAIELLGVEALPVAVGLYLPVHTSIPVLLGGLVRWWVTRPRRDGNADTQANIAERGVLAASGLIAGESLLGILLAILVTVKISLPANPLAPGWVSLVLFLLLAAWLGWTAVRGRSADRSAAR; this is translated from the coding sequence ATGGCAAACGGGAGCGACTACAAACCGTTCATCTCACCCGAGGAGAGGCCGCCGGAACTGACCGTGACGGCCGTCGTCTTGGGCGTTCTCCTGGCCATTGTGTTCGGGGCCGCCAACGCGTATCTCGGCTTGATTATCGGCATGACCATCAGTGCCTCCATTCCGGCGTCGGTCATCTCGATGGCCATCATCCGCGGCCTGCTGCGGAGAAATTCCATTCTCGAGAACAACATCGTCCAGACCATGACCACCGCAGGTGAGGCGCTGGCCTCCGGCGCCATCTTCACCTTGCCGGCGCTGTTTCTGTGGAAAGTCAACCCCGACCTGTTCCGCATCACCCTGGTGGTGTTGACGGGCGGCTTTCTCGGCGTCCTGTTTATGATCCCGCTGCGCCGCATGCTGGTGGTCCGCGAGCACGGCAAACTTCCGTATCCCGAAGGGACCGCGTGCGCCCGCGTCCTGATGGCCGGGGAGGAGGGCGGCCAGCGCGCGTGGCTGGTGTTCAAAGGATTGGGCCTCGGCGCGGTCTTCAAGTTTCTTGAGGACGGCCTCAAGCTGTTCCCGTCCGAGATCTCGACGGGTGTGGCCGGATTGCGCCAGGGCATGATCGGCATGGATACCCTTCCGTCGTTGTTGGGCGTCGGCTTCGTGGTCGGGCCGCGCATCGGCGGATTGATGGCGGCGGGCGGCGTGATCGCGTGGCTCATCCTGATCCCGATGATCGCCTACTTTGGCCAAGGAGCGGGCGTCGTGCCGCCAGGGAGCGATCCCCTGTCCAAGCTGGACGCGTGGGGCATCTGGGACAGCTACATCCGCTACATCGGCGCGGGTGCCGTGGCGGCGGGCGGCATCATCAGCCTGATCCGCACGCTTCCGACCCTGTGGCGGACGCTGGCCGCCACCGCCGCGGCAGCCCGCGACACCGCCGCCGCTACGGCGGACGGGCTGCTTCGCACCGAGCAGGATATCCCCCGCCGGGTGAGCATTCCGCTGGCGGTGGCGATCCTCCTGTTGATCGCGTTTCTGCCTCAGCTGGACGTGGGGATCATCGGGGCCCTCGGCGTGGCCATCGTCGGCTTTCTGTTCGTCACCGTGTCGGCGCGGATCGTAGGCATCGTGGGATCCTCCTCCGATCCGGTCTCCGGCATGACCATCGCCACCCTGCTCATCGTGGCCACCGCGTACCGGGCCGCCGGCTTCACAGGGATGCGGGGGATGGTGGCATCCCTCGTGGTGGGGGCCATCATCTGCACGGCCCTCGCCATAGCGGGCGACATCTCTCAGGACCTGAAAACCGGGTTTCTCGTCGGCGCAACCCCCAGTCGGCAGCAGGCCGCCATGCTCATCGGGACGTTCGCATCCGGCCTGACCATCGGCTGGGTGCTCGTGTTGTTGAACGATGCCTACGGCTTCGGATCGAAGGACCTGCCTGCACCCAAGGCGGTGCTGATGAAGATGATCATCGAAGGCATCATGAACGCCAGCATGCCCTGGGACCTGATCTTCATCGGCGTCGCGATGGCCATCGCCATCGAGCTGTTGGGGGTGGAGGCCCTGCCGGTGGCCGTCGGATTGTATCTACCCGTGCATACCAGCATCCCCGTGCTGCTCGGGGGTCTGGTCCGCTGGTGGGTGACCCGCCCGCGGCGAGACGGGAACGCCGACACCCAGGCCAACATCGCCGAACGGGGCGTCCTGGCCGCGTCCGGCCTCATCGCCGGCGAGTCGCTGCTCGGCATCCTGCTCGCCATCCTGGTCACCGTCAAAATCTCCCTGCCCGCCAATCCCTTGGCCCCCGGGTGGGTGTCGCTCGTCCTGTTTTTGCTCCTCGCCGCGTGGCTCGGGTGGACGGCGGTGCGTGGCCGATCCGCCGATCGATCTGCCGCCCGGTGA
- a CDS encoding M20 family metallopeptidase, translating into MREQAIAFLQRVVRIRSVNPPGDEKPVALALKELFDAHGVENRLIDLGDNRANLVAWLRGQGPASGRRVLALSGHTDVVPPGQVRWQRDPFSGDIENGRLYGRGASDMKSGLVALAFALLELKAEGAQLNGDVKFLASAGEEAGAFGAKHFFDSGEMEGVSALLIGESTRHDVVIAHKGALWVEVTCYGKTAHGSTPDQGVNAIVHMNRFLNALFERFEMVYEPDPVLGRPTFNVAVIEGGVKTNVVPDRCSVQIDFRTVPGQRHEEIVAGLNRLLDGLHEEDAAFRGEVRVFNDLPPVGTNPDDPFVQTVIRSVRDVVGRNPAVRGMNGYTDGAALAPPYKPVPLVILGGGDDHMAHQPDESVELEAFLQSIDVYKTVIRRYLA; encoded by the coding sequence ATGAGAGAGCAGGCGATCGCGTTTTTGCAGCGGGTGGTCCGCATCCGGTCCGTCAACCCGCCGGGGGATGAGAAACCCGTGGCGTTGGCGCTGAAGGAGTTGTTTGACGCGCACGGGGTGGAGAACCGGTTGATCGATCTCGGAGACAACCGCGCCAACCTGGTGGCCTGGCTGCGCGGCCAGGGGCCCGCATCGGGGCGGCGCGTGCTGGCACTGTCCGGCCACACCGACGTGGTGCCGCCGGGGCAAGTGCGGTGGCAGCGGGACCCGTTTTCCGGCGACATCGAGAACGGACGGTTGTACGGGCGAGGGGCGAGCGACATGAAGAGCGGCCTCGTCGCGCTGGCGTTCGCCCTCCTCGAGTTGAAGGCGGAAGGAGCCCAGTTGAACGGAGACGTCAAATTTCTCGCATCGGCCGGGGAGGAGGCGGGCGCATTCGGCGCCAAGCACTTCTTCGACAGCGGCGAGATGGAGGGCGTGAGCGCGCTGTTGATCGGCGAATCGACGCGCCACGATGTGGTCATCGCGCACAAAGGCGCCCTCTGGGTCGAGGTGACCTGCTATGGCAAGACCGCGCACGGGTCGACCCCCGACCAGGGCGTCAACGCGATCGTACATATGAATCGTTTCCTCAACGCCCTCTTCGAACGATTTGAGATGGTGTACGAGCCGGACCCGGTGCTCGGCCGCCCGACCTTCAACGTCGCCGTGATTGAGGGCGGCGTGAAGACCAACGTGGTGCCGGACCGGTGCAGTGTGCAGATTGACTTTCGGACCGTGCCAGGGCAGCGGCACGAGGAGATCGTCGCCGGGTTGAACCGCCTGTTGGACGGACTGCACGAGGAGGACGCGGCGTTCCGCGGCGAAGTGCGCGTCTTCAACGATCTGCCGCCGGTGGGCACGAACCCGGACGACCCGTTTGTCCAGACGGTGATCCGATCTGTCCGCGACGTGGTCGGGCGCAATCCTGCGGTACGGGGCATGAACGGATACACCGACGGCGCTGCGTTGGCGCCGCCGTACAAGCCAGTGCCGCTCGTCATTCTAGGCGGCGGCGACGACCACATGGCGCATCAGCCGGACGAATCGGTCGAACTGGAGGCGTTCCTGCAATCCATCGACGTTTACAAAACCGTCATTCGCCGCTACTTGGCGTGA
- a CDS encoding zinc-binding dehydrogenase — protein sequence MKAFVHFGEPGLAGTRFTDVPDPQPGPGQVRVRLNTAGLNRRDLRVTNLAKPGDPLVVLGSDGAGVIDQVGEGVPNVRAGDEVVINPSLNWFENAPAPPPNHEILGSPTNGTFAEFIVIDARQVEPKPAHLTWEEAGVLPLAALTAYRALFTRGRVQAGQTVLIPGAGSGVATFLVQFAKAAGARVVVTSRSEEKRRRAEALGADVSIPTETDWLAALGGEKVDIVIDSVGAATFGKCLAALKPGGTLVTFGATTGDDVTIDIRSFFYGQFNLLGTTMGSRDEFREMLRFVAEHQIHPVLDRVYPLADAGEALRRLRDGEQFGKIGLRIG from the coding sequence ATGAAGGCGTTTGTGCATTTCGGCGAGCCGGGCCTGGCGGGCACCCGCTTCACCGATGTGCCGGATCCCCAGCCCGGGCCCGGGCAGGTCCGGGTACGGCTGAACACTGCGGGACTCAACCGCCGTGACCTGCGTGTCACGAACCTCGCCAAGCCGGGCGATCCGCTGGTCGTCCTGGGGTCCGACGGCGCCGGCGTGATCGACCAGGTGGGGGAGGGCGTGCCGAACGTACGCGCAGGAGACGAGGTGGTGATCAACCCGAGCCTGAATTGGTTCGAAAATGCCCCGGCGCCGCCGCCGAACCACGAGATCCTCGGTTCTCCCACGAACGGGACGTTCGCCGAGTTCATCGTGATCGACGCGAGACAGGTCGAACCGAAGCCGGCCCACCTCACCTGGGAGGAAGCCGGCGTCCTGCCGCTGGCGGCCCTCACGGCCTACCGCGCCCTGTTCACGCGCGGCCGCGTGCAGGCCGGGCAGACGGTCCTCATTCCGGGAGCAGGCAGCGGCGTCGCCACCTTCTTGGTGCAGTTCGCGAAGGCGGCCGGAGCCCGGGTGGTGGTGACGTCCAGGAGCGAAGAGAAGCGGCGCCGCGCCGAAGCGCTGGGCGCGGACGTGTCGATCCCGACGGAGACCGACTGGCTAGCCGCCTTGGGCGGAGAGAAGGTGGACATCGTGATCGACAGCGTCGGCGCGGCGACGTTCGGCAAGTGCCTGGCGGCCCTGAAGCCGGGCGGCACGCTGGTGACGTTCGGCGCCACGACAGGAGACGATGTCACCATCGACATCCGTTCGTTTTTCTACGGTCAGTTCAATCTCCTCGGCACCACGATGGGCAGCCGGGACGAGTTCCGGGAGATGCTCCGTTTTGTCGCAGAACATCAGATCCATCCGGTGTTAGACCGCGTGTACCCGCTCGCCGACGCAGGCGAGGCGCTGCGCCGGCTGCGAGACGGGGAACAGTTCGGCAAGATCGGCCTTCGTATCGGTTGA
- the helD gene encoding RNA polymerase recycling motor HelD translates to MSVPEQEWQREQRRVDDVVGQIRRRAAELEAHLGDVRADVVEFRRNFWDEVTINLSSFDDLVETHFSIRQQAEILADRERMHRQGTRELKILRKLADSPYFGRIDFQEKGSDRTEPIYIGIASFKADDDTFLVYDWRTPIASLYYDHTPGPVSYEAPGGTMEGTMSLKRQFVIHDGTIRLLFDASVTIGDELLMEVLSRHADAHMRNIVATIQKEQNRIIRHDRGRLLVVQGAAGSGKTSAALQRVAYLLYKYRKTLTADEMLLFSPNPLFSSYVSTVLPELGEENMRQATFHEYLVHRLGRLFEVENPLDQLEYVLTQSGAPEHAVRLAAIRYKGSTAFLRLIRAYQEFLLRQGMQFRPIRLEDRVIVSAEEIKRQFYQPGAPRSMPERLEWLRDWLLKQVTAFAEREWQAEWVEREVEALDPADYRRAYQQMRQSPFSSGADDYDRQREMLARMVLRRYLRPIRARVKRFQFVNPTALYRRLFQDPSFAKRLAGTDGLPAEWPEICQQTLKYLDQRILPYEDATPYLYLKELVQGVHMNTTVRHVLVDEAQDYSPFQLEFLKRLFPRARMTLLGDLNQTISPYGGALGNEDDLLELYGPQETEVIRLTRSYRSTREIVEFTRGMVPGGEAIVPFERTGERPQVVQALDRTSLHRAIVDAVQNLKQCGCQSIAVICKTAAESREVHEALGPGLGAVLVDALTPEFAPGILILPSYLAKGVEFDAVVVYDASQEAYHTEGDRYLLYTVCTRAMHHLWIGCLGAPSRFILDQPGTTYQLQRAGA, encoded by the coding sequence GTGAGCGTACCAGAGCAGGAATGGCAACGGGAGCAGCGGCGGGTTGACGACGTCGTCGGGCAGATTCGGAGGCGGGCGGCTGAACTCGAAGCGCATCTCGGAGACGTGCGGGCGGATGTGGTGGAGTTCCGGCGGAATTTTTGGGACGAAGTCACCATCAACTTGAGCAGCTTCGACGATCTCGTGGAAACCCACTTCAGCATCCGGCAGCAGGCGGAGATCTTGGCCGACCGGGAACGCATGCACAGGCAGGGCACCCGGGAATTGAAGATTCTGCGCAAGTTGGCCGATTCCCCGTATTTCGGGCGGATCGACTTCCAGGAAAAAGGGTCGGACCGCACGGAGCCGATTTACATCGGCATCGCGTCGTTCAAGGCGGATGACGACACCTTCCTCGTCTACGATTGGCGCACGCCGATTGCGAGCCTGTACTACGACCACACCCCCGGCCCGGTGTCCTACGAAGCCCCCGGGGGGACCATGGAAGGGACCATGTCGCTCAAGCGCCAGTTTGTGATCCACGACGGCACCATCCGGTTATTGTTCGACGCGAGCGTCACCATCGGCGACGAACTGCTGATGGAAGTGTTGAGCCGTCACGCGGACGCCCACATGCGGAACATCGTCGCCACGATTCAAAAGGAACAGAACCGCATCATCCGGCACGACCGCGGACGGCTGCTGGTGGTGCAGGGAGCGGCAGGCAGCGGCAAGACGTCAGCCGCTCTGCAGCGGGTGGCCTATCTGTTGTACAAGTACCGCAAAACGTTGACGGCGGACGAAATGCTGCTGTTCTCACCGAATCCGCTGTTCAGCAGCTACGTCTCCACCGTGTTGCCCGAGCTGGGAGAGGAAAACATGCGCCAGGCGACGTTCCACGAATACCTGGTGCACCGGCTGGGCCGGCTGTTTGAGGTGGAGAACCCGTTGGACCAACTGGAATACGTCCTCACCCAATCCGGCGCACCGGAACACGCGGTACGGTTGGCAGCCATCCGGTACAAAGGCTCGACGGCATTCCTCCGCCTGATCCGCGCCTACCAGGAATTCCTGCTCCGACAGGGGATGCAGTTCCGGCCCATCCGGCTGGAGGACCGGGTCATCGTGTCAGCGGAGGAGATCAAGCGCCAGTTCTACCAGCCGGGCGCGCCCCGCAGTATGCCGGAGCGGCTCGAGTGGCTGCGGGATTGGCTGCTCAAGCAGGTGACCGCGTTCGCGGAGCGGGAATGGCAGGCGGAGTGGGTCGAACGGGAGGTGGAGGCGCTCGATCCCGCGGATTACCGGAGGGCCTATCAGCAGATGCGCCAGTCTCCGTTCTCCAGTGGTGCGGACGACTACGACCGGCAACGGGAGATGCTCGCACGAATGGTGCTCAGACGTTATCTTCGGCCCATCCGCGCTCGGGTCAAACGGTTCCAGTTCGTGAACCCAACGGCTCTGTACCGGCGACTCTTCCAGGATCCGTCGTTCGCGAAGCGGCTGGCGGGGACCGATGGCCTGCCCGCGGAGTGGCCCGAGATCTGCCAACAGACCTTGAAATACCTGGATCAGCGGATCCTGCCTTACGAAGACGCCACCCCGTACCTGTATCTCAAGGAGTTGGTGCAGGGGGTGCATATGAACACCACAGTACGCCACGTGTTGGTGGATGAGGCGCAGGATTACTCACCGTTCCAATTGGAGTTTCTCAAGCGCCTCTTTCCGCGCGCCCGGATGACCCTTTTGGGCGACCTGAACCAGACCATCTCGCCCTACGGGGGCGCGCTCGGGAACGAGGACGACCTGTTGGAGCTCTATGGCCCGCAGGAGACGGAGGTCATCCGGTTGACGCGGAGTTACCGCTCGACCCGGGAGATCGTCGAGTTCACCCGTGGTATGGTACCGGGCGGAGAAGCGATCGTCCCCTTTGAGCGCACCGGGGAAAGGCCGCAAGTGGTTCAGGCGCTCGATCGCACCTCCCTGCACCGGGCCATCGTCGACGCCGTCCAGAACCTGAAACAATGCGGATGCCAATCCATTGCCGTCATCTGCAAGACCGCGGCGGAGAGTCGGGAGGTGCACGAAGCGCTGGGACCCGGGTTGGGCGCGGTGCTGGTCGACGCGCTGACGCCGGAGTTCGCACCCGGCATTCTGATCTTGCCTTCCTATCTGGCGAAGGGCGTCGAGTTCGACGCCGTGGTCGTGTACGACGCCTCCCAAGAGGCGTACCACACGGAGGGGGACCGGTATCTGTTGTACACCGTGTGCACCCGGGCCATGCATCACCTGTGGATCGGTTGTCTCGGTGCACCCAGCCGGTTCATTCTCGATCAACCCGGCACGACGTACCAGTTGCAACGGGCGGGCGCATGA
- a CDS encoding aspartate/glutamate racemase family protein has translation MAKVVGIIGGMGPLATVDLMRKIVLNTPVERDQDHLHVIVDNYPQIPDRVAAILDGGPDPTPHLVASARRLVAAGAELLAIACNTAHHFLPALEEAVPIPFVHMPREVAWALQGRGIREAWLLASTATVAIRLYQAPLAAAGIATVTPPDTLQQVVQEGIQAVKLGDLSRGEALFRRVIDHAVQNGAQAVIAGCTEIPAVLTPEQVPVMIDPTELLARAIVREAFGGREAREGVIHDVHRV, from the coding sequence ATGGCGAAAGTGGTGGGGATCATCGGGGGCATGGGGCCGCTGGCCACCGTGGACCTGATGCGGAAAATCGTCCTCAACACCCCGGTGGAGCGGGATCAGGACCATCTCCACGTGATCGTCGACAACTATCCGCAGATCCCGGACAGGGTGGCGGCCATTCTCGACGGCGGGCCCGATCCCACACCGCATCTCGTCGCATCCGCCCGGCGCCTGGTGGCCGCCGGGGCGGAATTGTTGGCCATCGCTTGCAACACCGCGCATCACTTTTTGCCTGCGCTGGAGGAGGCGGTACCCATCCCGTTCGTCCACATGCCGCGGGAAGTGGCCTGGGCCTTGCAAGGAAGAGGCATCCGCGAGGCGTGGTTACTCGCCAGCACTGCAACGGTGGCCATACGTCTCTACCAGGCGCCGTTGGCCGCGGCCGGGATCGCCACGGTCACGCCGCCGGACACTTTGCAGCAGGTGGTCCAGGAGGGCATTCAGGCCGTGAAGTTGGGGGACCTGAGCCGAGGAGAAGCCCTGTTTCGCCGCGTGATCGATCACGCGGTCCAAAACGGAGCTCAGGCCGTCATCGCGGGATGCACCGAGATCCCGGCCGTCCTCACGCCTGAGCAAGTACCCGTCATGATCGATCCCACGGAACTCCTCGCCCGCGCCATCGTCCGCGAGGCCTTTGGGGGCCGCGAGGCACGGGAGGGGGTGATCCACGACGTCCATCGGGTGTAA